A section of the Streptomyces sp. CG1 genome encodes:
- a CDS encoding ferric reductase-like transmembrane domain-containing protein, giving the protein MTTVEPRRAAPPVTARRSPAGPVLAVLWAGAAAVLALWWADTGSVVGTAGLLTGAGRIAGLLCGYACAVLVGLMARVPLLETRIGSDQVARWHAMAGRYTVCLLVAHIVLILTGYAAQDRASLWHETVTVVLDYPDMLMATAGTVILFAVGLTSLRAVRRRTSHEFWYYVHLLTYAAVFLAFFHQLTLGNEFNGKPVATAVWYALYLGVAALVLWFRVLAPVRLNRRHRLRVESVYQEAPGVHSVVVRGRHLEELGARPGQFFRWRFLGEGMGWTSTPYSLSAPPRPDRLRITVKALGDHSAAVALLRPGTRVWAEGPYGSLTEDRATAHRSLLIAAGVGVTPLRALFETLPGEVTLLYRARRAEDLALGQELEAVARWRGAQVLYALNGPGGERPDISAQSLRATFPGLADHDVYLCGPHGFARHVYEALRAAGVPDRRIHHESFEL; this is encoded by the coding sequence ATGACCACCGTGGAGCCGAGACGGGCGGCGCCGCCCGTGACCGCACGGCGCTCCCCCGCCGGGCCCGTGCTGGCCGTGCTGTGGGCCGGGGCGGCGGCCGTCCTCGCGCTGTGGTGGGCGGACACCGGGTCCGTGGTCGGTACGGCCGGCCTGCTGACCGGCGCCGGGCGGATCGCCGGGCTCCTGTGCGGGTACGCCTGCGCGGTGCTCGTCGGCCTGATGGCGCGGGTGCCGCTGCTGGAGACCCGGATCGGCTCGGACCAGGTGGCGCGCTGGCATGCGATGGCCGGCCGGTACACGGTCTGCCTCCTCGTCGCGCACATCGTGCTGATCCTCACCGGGTACGCCGCCCAGGACCGGGCCTCGCTCTGGCACGAGACGGTGACCGTCGTCCTGGACTATCCGGACATGCTCATGGCCACCGCCGGCACGGTGATCCTCTTCGCGGTCGGCCTCACCTCCCTGCGCGCGGTGCGCCGCCGTACGAGCCATGAGTTCTGGTACTACGTCCACCTGCTGACGTACGCGGCCGTCTTCCTGGCCTTCTTCCACCAGCTCACGCTGGGCAACGAGTTCAACGGCAAACCGGTGGCGACCGCCGTCTGGTACGCGCTGTACCTGGGGGTCGCGGCCCTGGTGCTGTGGTTCCGGGTCCTCGCCCCGGTCCGCCTCAACCGGCGCCACCGGCTGCGCGTGGAGTCGGTGTACCAGGAGGCGCCGGGGGTGCACTCGGTCGTCGTACGGGGACGGCACCTGGAGGAGCTGGGGGCGCGGCCGGGGCAGTTCTTCCGCTGGCGGTTCCTCGGCGAAGGCATGGGCTGGACGTCTACGCCGTACTCGCTGTCGGCGCCGCCGCGCCCGGACCGGCTGCGGATCACCGTCAAGGCCCTCGGCGACCACAGTGCGGCCGTGGCGCTGCTCAGGCCCGGCACCCGGGTGTGGGCGGAGGGCCCGTACGGCTCGCTGACCGAGGACCGGGCCACCGCGCACCGCTCACTGCTCATCGCGGCCGGCGTCGGCGTCACCCCGCTGCGGGCGCTGTTCGAGACGCTGCCCGGCGAGGTCACCCTGCTGTACCGGGCGCGCCGGGCCGAGGACCTGGCGCTCGGCCAGGAGCTGGAGGCGGTCGCCCGGTGGCGCGGCGCGCAGGTGCTGTACGCGCTGAACGGACCGGGCGGGGAGCGTCCGGACATCTCGGCGCAGTCGCTGCGCGCGACGTTCCCCGGTCTCGCCGACCACGACGTCTACCTCTGCGGGCCGCACGGTTTCGCGCGGCACGTGTACGAGGCGCTGCGGGCGGCCGGGGTGCCGGACCGTCGTATCCACCACGAGTCGTTCGAGCTGTGA
- the argH gene encoding argininosuccinate lyase, giving the protein MSSSSGDVRLWGGRFADGPAEALAKLSASVHFDWRLAPYDIAGSRAHARVLHKAGLLTEDELTRMIAGLDRLEADVADGSFVGTIADEDVHTALERGLLERLGPDLGGKLRAGRSRNDQVATLFRMYLRDHARTIGGLIAELQDALIGLAEAHPDVAMPGRTHLQHAQPVLFAHHVLAHVQSLSRDAERLRQWDDRTAVSPYGSGALAGSSLGLDPEAVAQDLGFEHGSVGNSIDGTASRDFVAEFAFITAMIGVNLSRIAEEIIIWNTKEFSFVTLHDAFSTGSSIMPQKKNPDIAELARGKSGRLIGNLTGLMATLKALPLAYNRDLQEDKEPVFDSCDQLEVLLPAFTGMIATLTVNRERMEELAPAGFSLATDIAEWLVKQGVPFRVAHEVAGECVKVAEAEGKELDELTDEQFAKISAHLTPEVRSVLHVPGALASRNGRGGTAPSAVAVQLTEVKADVAAQHVWADAKK; this is encoded by the coding sequence GTGAGCAGCAGCAGCGGTGACGTACGGCTCTGGGGCGGCCGTTTCGCCGACGGTCCCGCCGAGGCCCTGGCCAAGCTGTCCGCGTCCGTCCACTTCGACTGGCGCCTCGCGCCGTACGACATCGCCGGCTCGCGTGCCCACGCGCGCGTGCTCCACAAGGCGGGGCTGCTCACCGAGGACGAGCTGACCCGCATGATCGCCGGGCTCGACCGGCTGGAGGCCGATGTCGCCGACGGCTCCTTCGTGGGCACGATCGCCGACGAGGACGTGCACACCGCCCTGGAGCGCGGCCTGCTGGAGCGCCTCGGCCCCGACCTCGGCGGCAAACTGCGTGCCGGCCGGTCGAGGAACGACCAGGTGGCGACCCTCTTCCGGATGTACCTGAGGGACCACGCCCGTACGATCGGCGGCCTGATCGCCGAACTGCAGGACGCCCTGATCGGCCTCGCCGAGGCCCACCCGGACGTCGCGATGCCCGGCCGCACCCACCTCCAGCACGCCCAGCCGGTGCTCTTCGCCCACCACGTCCTCGCCCACGTCCAGTCCCTGTCCCGGGACGCCGAGCGGCTGCGCCAGTGGGACGACCGCACGGCCGTCTCCCCGTACGGCTCCGGTGCCCTCGCCGGCAGCAGCCTCGGCTTGGACCCGGAGGCGGTGGCCCAGGACCTCGGCTTCGAGCACGGCAGCGTCGGCAACTCCATCGACGGCACGGCCTCTCGCGACTTCGTCGCCGAGTTCGCCTTCATCACGGCCATGATCGGTGTGAACCTCTCCCGGATCGCCGAGGAGATCATCATCTGGAACACGAAGGAGTTCTCCTTCGTGACCCTGCACGACGCGTTCTCCACGGGCTCCTCGATCATGCCGCAGAAGAAGAACCCGGACATCGCGGAGCTGGCGCGCGGCAAGAGCGGCCGTCTGATCGGCAACCTGACGGGTCTGATGGCGACACTGAAGGCCCTGCCCCTCGCCTACAACCGCGACCTCCAGGAGGACAAGGAGCCGGTCTTCGACTCCTGTGACCAGCTGGAGGTGCTGCTGCCCGCCTTCACCGGCATGATCGCCACCCTCACGGTCAACCGCGAGCGCATGGAGGAACTGGCCCCGGCCGGCTTCTCGCTCGCCACCGACATCGCCGAGTGGCTGGTCAAGCAGGGCGTGCCGTTCCGCGTGGCGCACGAGGTCGCGGGGGAGTGCGTGAAGGTCGCCGAGGCCGAGGGCAAGGAACTGGACGAGCTGACGGACGAGCAGTTCGCGAAGATCAGCGCCCACCTGACCCCCGAGGTCCGGTCCGTTCTCCACGTCCCCGGCGCCCTGGCGTCCCGCAACGGCCGAGGCGGTACGGCACCCAGCGCGGTCGCGGTCCAGCTGACGGAGGTCAAGGCGGACGTGGCGGCACAGCACGTGTGGGCGGACGCAAAGAAGTGA
- a CDS encoding TetR/AcrR family transcriptional regulator: MAFDRDQVLRSAAALLTRKSTATMDEVAKAAGISRATLHRHFAGRDALVRALEALGIEECEAALEAARLHEGPAGEAVRRLVRAIEPAAGLLAFLYTENQLFEGEEQNQGWARIDERLTALFRRGQESGEFRIDLTPAWLTEALYGLLASGAWAVAEGRVATKDFTYMIVELLLGGARRTHA, encoded by the coding sequence ATGGCCTTCGATCGTGACCAGGTGCTGCGCAGCGCGGCCGCCCTGCTGACCCGTAAATCCACCGCGACCATGGACGAGGTCGCCAAGGCCGCCGGGATCAGCCGGGCCACGCTGCACCGCCACTTCGCCGGGCGCGACGCGCTCGTCCGGGCGCTGGAGGCGCTCGGCATCGAGGAGTGCGAGGCGGCGCTGGAGGCGGCCCGGCTGCACGAAGGCCCGGCAGGCGAGGCCGTCCGCCGCCTGGTCCGCGCCATCGAACCCGCCGCCGGCCTGCTCGCCTTCCTCTACACGGAGAACCAGCTGTTCGAGGGCGAGGAGCAGAACCAGGGCTGGGCCCGCATCGACGAACGCCTCACGGCCCTGTTCCGGCGCGGCCAGGAGAGCGGCGAGTTCCGCATCGACCTCACCCCGGCCTGGCTCACCGAGGCGCTGTACGGCCTGCTGGCCTCCGGCGCCTGGGCGGTGGCCGAGGGCCGGGTCGCGACGAAGGACTTCACCTACATGATCGTCGAGCTGCTGCTCGGCGGCGCCCGGCGTACGCACGCATGA
- a CDS encoding pyridoxamine 5'-phosphate oxidase family protein: MGKTYERIDGRLRTFIEEQPLFFTATAPLSGDGTVNLSPKGLQGSFVVLDELTVAYLDFAGSNAETIAHLRENGRITLMWCAFQGPPNIVRVHGRGEPVFRDDPRFTELLARFPDIDPSAHGLRAVIVVHAELIRDSCGYAVPYMAYESDRELHGKRFAREDDASLSAYFAKKEHIATSLDGLPGLPLPLPPSTV; encoded by the coding sequence ATGGGAAAGACTTACGAGCGCATCGACGGCAGGCTCCGGACGTTCATCGAGGAACAGCCCCTGTTCTTCACCGCGACCGCCCCGCTCTCCGGCGACGGCACGGTCAATCTCTCCCCCAAGGGCCTCCAAGGCTCCTTCGTCGTGCTCGACGAACTGACCGTGGCCTACCTGGACTTCGCCGGGTCCAACGCCGAGACCATCGCGCATCTGAGAGAGAACGGGCGGATCACCCTGATGTGGTGCGCCTTCCAGGGCCCGCCGAACATCGTGCGCGTGCACGGCCGGGGCGAGCCCGTCTTCCGGGACGATCCTCGCTTCACGGAACTGCTCGCCCGCTTCCCGGACATCGACCCGAGCGCGCACGGACTGCGCGCGGTCATCGTCGTCCACGCGGAGCTGATCCGGGACAGCTGCGGGTACGCCGTCCCCTACATGGCCTACGAGAGCGATCGTGAGCTGCACGGGAAGCGGTTCGCGCGTGAGGACGACGCCTCGCTGAGCGCCTACTTCGCGAAGAAGGAGCACATCGCGACGAGCCTGGACGGACTACCCGGGCTGCCATTGCCGCTTCCTCCGTCTACCGTCTGA
- a CDS encoding response regulator transcription factor, translating to MNTTRSGRPALTRPDGTPLRVLVVDDDPDLAEVLTGALRYEGWEVRAAGDGASAVAGARELLPDAVVLDVMLPDTDGFAVLRRLHEVKPDVCVLFLTARDAVEDRIAGITAGGDDYVTKPFSLEEVVARLRGLLRRAGMTRQLEEGPRLTVGDLAMDEEAREVTRAGDLIELSPTEFELLRFLMRNPRRVLSKAQILDRVWSYDFGGRAHVVELYISYLRKKIDAGREPMIHTVRGSGYVLKPVTR from the coding sequence ATGAACACCACCCGTTCCGGCCGTCCGGCCCTCACCCGCCCCGACGGCACCCCGCTGCGCGTCCTCGTCGTCGACGACGACCCCGACCTCGCGGAAGTGCTCACCGGCGCCCTGCGCTACGAGGGCTGGGAGGTGCGCGCGGCCGGTGACGGCGCCTCGGCCGTCGCCGGCGCCCGCGAGCTGCTGCCCGACGCCGTCGTCCTGGACGTGATGCTCCCGGACACCGACGGCTTCGCCGTGCTGCGCCGGCTGCACGAGGTGAAGCCGGACGTCTGTGTGCTCTTCCTCACGGCCCGGGACGCGGTCGAGGACCGGATCGCCGGCATCACGGCGGGCGGCGACGACTATGTCACCAAGCCCTTCAGCCTGGAGGAAGTCGTGGCCCGGCTGCGCGGTCTGCTGCGCCGGGCGGGCATGACCCGGCAACTGGAGGAGGGGCCACGGCTGACCGTGGGCGACCTGGCGATGGACGAGGAGGCCCGCGAGGTCACCCGGGCCGGTGACCTGATCGAACTCTCCCCCACCGAGTTCGAGCTCCTCCGCTTCCTGATGCGCAACCCGCGCCGCGTGCTCAGCAAGGCGCAGATCCTCGACCGGGTCTGGTCCTACGACTTCGGCGGCCGGGCCCATGTGGTCGAGCTGTACATCTCCTACCTGCGCAAGAAGATAGACGCGGGGCGCGAACCCATGATCCACACGGTGCGCGGATCGGGCTACGTCCTGAAGCCGGTGACCAGGTGA
- a CDS encoding aldo/keto reductase, whose translation MPFARLATATTPTCHIGLGLAAVGRPGYINLGRDQDLGENRSAEKMRTRTHELLDAAYAQGVRYFDVARSYGRSEEFLADWLNARPDVDDVVVGSKWGYTYTAGWSADAETHEVKDHSLAAYERQRAETDALLGDRLDLYQIHSVTPDSPALTDKHLHAKLAEAAAEGLTVGFSTSGPAQADAIRAALAITVDGESLFRTVQSTYNALETSAEPALAEAHDAGLTVIVKEGMANGRLAAPHAPEALKAVAGEADLGCDAVALAWILRRPWAGVVLSGAATVPQLFSNLHAPAVDLDADQLTRLAALAEDPRAYWERRGQLPWH comes from the coding sequence ATGCCCTTCGCCCGTCTCGCGACCGCCACGACGCCGACCTGCCACATCGGCCTCGGCCTGGCTGCCGTCGGCCGCCCCGGCTACATCAACCTCGGCCGGGACCAGGACCTCGGAGAGAACCGCAGTGCCGAGAAGATGCGGACCCGTACGCACGAACTCCTCGACGCCGCCTACGCCCAAGGCGTCCGCTACTTCGACGTGGCCCGCTCCTACGGCCGTTCCGAGGAGTTCCTCGCCGACTGGCTGAACGCCCGCCCCGACGTCGACGACGTGGTCGTCGGCAGCAAATGGGGCTACACCTACACCGCCGGCTGGTCGGCGGACGCCGAGACGCACGAGGTCAAGGACCACAGCCTCGCCGCGTACGAGCGGCAGCGCGCCGAGACCGACGCGCTGCTCGGCGACCGGCTCGACCTCTACCAGATCCACTCGGTGACGCCGGACAGCCCGGCCCTCACCGACAAGCACCTGCACGCCAAGCTCGCCGAGGCCGCCGCCGAGGGCCTGACCGTCGGCTTCTCCACCAGTGGCCCCGCCCAGGCCGACGCCATCCGCGCCGCCCTCGCGATCACGGTCGACGGCGAGTCCCTCTTCCGTACCGTCCAGTCGACGTACAACGCCCTGGAGACCTCGGCGGAACCCGCGCTCGCCGAGGCGCACGACGCCGGGCTCACGGTGATCGTCAAGGAGGGCATGGCCAACGGCCGACTCGCCGCGCCGCACGCCCCGGAGGCGCTCAAGGCCGTAGCCGGGGAGGCCGACCTCGGATGCGATGCGGTGGCCCTCGCCTGGATCCTGCGCCGGCCGTGGGCCGGAGTCGTCCTCTCCGGCGCCGCGACCGTCCCCCAGCTCTTCTCCAACCTGCACGCCCCCGCCGTAGATCTCGATGCGGACCAGCTGACCCGTCTCGCCGCGCTCGCCGAGGACCCGCGCGCCTACTGGGAGAGGCGCGGGCAGCTGCCCTGGCACTGA
- a CDS encoding argininosuccinate synthase has translation MTERVVLAYSGGLDTSVAIGWIAEETGAEVIAVAVDVGQGGEDLDVIRKRALACGAVEAEVADAKDEFADEYCLPAIKANALYMDRYPLVSALSRPTIVKHLVAAAEKHGATTVAHGCTGKGNDQVRFEAGIVALAPDLKCIAPVRDYAMTRDKAIAFCEAKQLPIATTKKSPYSIDQNVFGRAVETGFLEDIWNAPIEDIYDYTADPAVPREPDEVIVTFKEGVPVAIDGKPVTVLQAVQQLNERAGAQGIGRIDMVEDRLVGIKSREVYEAPGAIALITAHQELENVTVERELARYKRQVEQRWGELVYDGQWFSPLKRALEGFINEANQHVTGDIRMTLHGGRAVVTGRRSESSLYDFNLATYDTGDTFDQSAAKGFIDIYGLSSKIAAKRDLA, from the coding sequence GTGACCGAGCGCGTCGTACTCGCCTATTCGGGCGGTCTGGACACCTCCGTCGCCATCGGCTGGATCGCCGAGGAGACGGGCGCCGAGGTCATCGCCGTCGCGGTGGACGTCGGCCAGGGCGGCGAGGACCTGGACGTCATCCGCAAGCGCGCCCTCGCCTGCGGTGCCGTCGAGGCCGAGGTCGCCGACGCCAAGGACGAGTTCGCCGACGAGTACTGCCTCCCGGCGATCAAGGCCAACGCGCTCTACATGGACCGCTACCCGCTGGTCTCCGCCCTGTCCCGGCCCACGATCGTCAAGCACCTCGTCGCCGCCGCCGAGAAGCACGGCGCCACCACCGTCGCCCACGGCTGCACCGGCAAGGGCAACGACCAGGTCCGCTTCGAGGCCGGTATCGTCGCCCTCGCCCCCGACCTGAAGTGCATCGCTCCGGTCCGCGACTACGCGATGACCCGGGACAAGGCGATCGCCTTCTGCGAGGCCAAGCAGCTCCCGATCGCCACCACCAAGAAGTCGCCGTACTCCATCGACCAGAACGTCTTCGGACGCGCCGTCGAGACGGGCTTCCTGGAGGACATCTGGAACGCCCCGATCGAGGACATCTACGACTACACCGCCGACCCGGCCGTCCCGCGCGAGCCCGACGAGGTGATCGTCACCTTCAAGGAGGGCGTCCCGGTCGCGATCGACGGCAAGCCCGTCACCGTCCTGCAGGCCGTCCAGCAGCTCAACGAGCGCGCCGGCGCCCAGGGCATCGGCCGGATCGACATGGTCGAGGACCGGCTCGTCGGCATCAAGTCCCGCGAGGTCTACGAGGCCCCGGGCGCGATCGCCCTGATCACCGCCCACCAGGAGCTGGAGAACGTCACCGTCGAACGCGAACTCGCCCGCTACAAGCGGCAGGTCGAGCAGCGCTGGGGTGAACTCGTCTACGACGGCCAGTGGTTCTCCCCCCTCAAGCGCGCCCTGGAGGGCTTCATCAACGAGGCCAACCAGCACGTGACCGGCGACATCCGGATGACCCTCCACGGCGGCCGCGCCGTCGTCACCGGCCGGCGCTCCGAGTCGTCCCTGTACGACTTCAACCTCGCCACCTACGACACCGGCGACACCTTCGACCAGTCCGCCGCCAAGGGATTCATCGACATCTACGGCCTGTCGTCGAAGATCGCCGCCAAGCGAGACCTCGCGTAG
- a CDS encoding L,D-transpeptidase: MRPGVVLALVSASSLALLGLAPASGTVPLPARMADTGGGTQLITAQAPRTDSTSGTLSWWDLRHGRWVRAGSAPARFGAKGLVEGAKRKQSTNTTPTGLYDLPFGFGIKAAPSGTRVKYRAVKSSSWWCEDNDSRSYNRWVEPLPDDCRASESEHLISYTAQYAYGLVIGFNYDRPVRGRGAGIFLHVNGRGATAGCVSVPEGAMRRILQWAEPGKRPHVAIGTVAGVTAVTRY; this comes from the coding sequence ATGCGCCCCGGTGTCGTGCTCGCCCTCGTGTCCGCGTCCTCGCTCGCCCTGCTCGGTCTCGCACCGGCCTCCGGGACCGTGCCGCTGCCCGCGCGGATGGCCGACACCGGCGGCGGCACCCAGCTGATCACCGCTCAGGCGCCGCGCACTGACTCGACGTCGGGGACCCTCAGCTGGTGGGACCTGCGGCACGGACGGTGGGTGCGGGCCGGTTCCGCACCGGCGCGGTTCGGGGCGAAGGGGCTGGTGGAGGGGGCGAAGCGGAAGCAGAGCACGAACACGACACCGACCGGGCTGTACGACCTTCCCTTCGGCTTCGGGATCAAGGCGGCGCCGAGCGGGACGAGGGTCAAGTACCGTGCGGTGAAGAGCAGTTCGTGGTGGTGCGAGGACAATGACTCACGGTCGTACAACCGGTGGGTCGAGCCGTTGCCGGACGACTGCCGGGCGTCCGAGTCCGAGCATCTGATCTCTTACACCGCTCAGTATGCGTACGGCCTCGTCATCGGGTTCAACTACGACCGGCCTGTCCGGGGGCGGGGCGCCGGAATCTTTCTGCATGTCAACGGGCGTGGGGCTACGGCTGGGTGTGTGTCGGTGCCGGAGGGGGCGATGCGGCGGATCCTTCAGTGGGCCGAGCCCGGGAAGCGGCCGCATGTTGCCATCGGGACCGTGGCGGGGGTTACGGCGGTTACCCGGTACTGA
- a CDS encoding sensor histidine kinase — translation MRRLPRPRTLRARLIAGLVVLLAISCAAVGVAAVVELNGFLTRRLDQQLQQAGPAFPQSLEHGTYKPSDHDGDEHGDTRRQAAETFGARLLGGQVTSAAVVPASDRQDPGITLTAADRAALAGLPVDGAGHTVCLSNLRDYRLMAWRGRDGDVLVTGLPTEPVRAAVQRLELVAVVVFGLALTVAGVAGALWVRWSLRPLSRVAATATRVSELPLASGEVALPPRAPDSDPRSEVGRVAAAFNRMLRHVEDALTKRHASEERLRSFAADASHELRTPVASVRGHAELALLHPGPVPPEVSRALERIKAESARMGEMVDDLLLLARLDAGRPLESRPVDVTHLVLDAVTDARATGPDHGWTLDLPEDPVTVPGDAHRLQQVLANLLANARLHTPVGTKVTVTLEVNSEAAVLSVHDDGPGVPEEVQPGVFERFTRADHRRRPEASGGGAGLGLSIVAAVAEAHGGSVELESSPGSTTFRVSLPT, via the coding sequence CTGCGGCGGCTGCCCCGCCCCCGCACCCTGCGCGCCCGGCTCATCGCCGGACTGGTCGTGCTGCTCGCGATCAGCTGTGCCGCGGTCGGCGTGGCGGCCGTCGTCGAGCTGAACGGCTTTCTCACCCGCCGGCTCGACCAGCAGCTCCAGCAGGCAGGCCCGGCCTTTCCGCAGAGCCTGGAGCACGGCACGTACAAGCCGTCGGACCATGACGGCGACGAGCACGGCGACACCCGCCGCCAGGCCGCCGAGACGTTCGGCGCCCGCCTGCTGGGCGGCCAGGTCACCAGCGCGGCCGTGGTGCCCGCCAGCGACAGGCAGGACCCCGGCATCACCCTGACCGCCGCCGACCGCGCGGCCCTGGCCGGGCTTCCGGTGGACGGCGCGGGCCACACCGTGTGCCTGTCGAACCTGCGGGACTACCGGCTCATGGCGTGGCGCGGCAGGGACGGCGACGTGCTGGTCACGGGGCTGCCGACGGAGCCGGTACGGGCCGCGGTGCAACGCCTCGAACTGGTCGCGGTGGTCGTCTTCGGCCTGGCCCTGACCGTCGCCGGTGTGGCCGGGGCGCTGTGGGTGCGCTGGTCGCTGCGCCCGCTGAGCCGGGTCGCCGCGACCGCCACCCGGGTCAGTGAGCTGCCCCTGGCCAGCGGCGAGGTGGCACTGCCGCCGCGCGCGCCGGACAGCGACCCGCGCAGCGAGGTCGGCCGGGTGGCGGCGGCGTTCAACCGGATGCTGCGGCACGTCGAGGACGCGCTGACCAAGCGGCACGCGAGCGAGGAGCGGCTGCGCAGCTTCGCCGCCGACGCCAGCCACGAGCTGCGCACCCCGGTCGCCTCGGTCCGCGGCCACGCCGAGCTGGCCCTCCTCCACCCCGGCCCGGTGCCACCGGAGGTCAGCCGGGCCCTGGAGCGCATCAAGGCCGAGTCCGCCCGCATGGGCGAGATGGTGGACGACCTCCTCCTGCTGGCCCGCCTCGACGCGGGCCGACCGCTGGAGAGCCGCCCGGTGGATGTGACCCACCTGGTCCTGGACGCGGTCACCGACGCCCGCGCCACCGGCCCCGACCACGGCTGGACGCTGGACCTGCCCGAGGACCCGGTGACGGTGCCGGGCGACGCCCACCGCCTCCAACAGGTGTTGGCCAACCTGCTGGCCAACGCGCGTTTGCACACGCCCGTTGGCACCAAGGTGACGGTGACACTGGAGGTCAATTCCGAGGCGGCCGTCCTCTCGGTCCACGACGACGGCCCCGGCGTCCCCGAAGAGGTCCAGCCGGGCGTCTTCGAACGCTTCACGCGGGCCGATCACCGCCGCCGCCCGGAAGCCTCCGGCGGAGGAGCGGGCCTGGGCCTGTCGATCGTGGCGGCGGTGGCGGAGGCGCATGGGGGCAGCGTGGAGCTGGAGAGCAGCCCCGGCTCTACGACATTCCGGGTCAGCCTGCCCACGTAA
- a CDS encoding FMN-binding protein produces the protein MHALKKNRPLRRIVLASAATVSGMVLLLSLKPHTNPAPATADSKSPSVSSSSAPSSGATPGTKTAGRSVTGDTVQTRWGPVQVRVTIKSGRLTDVTALQYPQDNPRDQEINSYALPQLRREALAAQSADIDMVSGASYTSTGYRQSLQSALDSAGL, from the coding sequence GTGCACGCGTTGAAGAAGAACCGTCCCCTGCGCCGCATCGTGCTGGCGAGTGCCGCGACCGTCTCCGGCATGGTGCTGCTGCTGTCGCTGAAGCCGCACACGAATCCCGCGCCGGCCACGGCCGACAGCAAGTCGCCTTCGGTGTCGAGCAGTTCGGCCCCGTCGAGCGGAGCCACGCCGGGTACGAAGACGGCCGGCAGGTCCGTCACCGGCGACACCGTCCAGACCCGCTGGGGCCCGGTCCAGGTACGGGTGACGATCAAGAGCGGCAGGCTCACGGACGTGACGGCCCTGCAGTATCCGCAGGACAACCCGCGCGACCAGGAGATCAACAGCTACGCGCTCCCCCAGCTGCGGCGCGAGGCGCTGGCCGCGCAGAGCGCGGACATCGACATGGTGTCGGGCGCCTCGTACACCAGCACCGGGTACCGGCAGTCGCTCCAGTCCGCGCTGGACTCGGCGGGGCTCTGA